A stretch of DNA from Streptomyces rubradiris:
TGCGCATGGCGGGGGTTCAGCGCTCCTCTCGGAAGTCGACGTGCCGGCCGGCGACGGGGTCGTACTTGCGCAGCGTCAGACGGTCCGGGTCGTTGCGGCGGTTCTTGCGGGTCACGTAGGTGTAGCCGGTCCCGGCGGTGGACCGGAGTTTGATGACCGGGCGCAGCTCGTTGCGTGGCATGCTGCTACCTTACTGAAAATGAATTCCATTTGCTGACTCGATACGAGGAGAGCTACGTCACCATGTCCGCGCACTGCATGCTCACCGGGGCCCGGCCGGGCTTCGGCAACCGCGTCTCCCACTCCCACCGGCGCACCTCCCGCCGCTTCGACCCCAACATCCAGACCAAGCGCTACTGGCTGCCCGGCGAGGGCCGGTACGTCCGGCTGCGGCTGAGCGCGAAGGGGGTCAAGACGGTGGACGCCATCGGTGTGGAGGCGGCCGTCGCCCGCATCCGCGCCCGGGGGGTACGGGTCTGATGGCGAAGAAGAGCAAGATCGCGAAGAACGAG
This window harbors:
- the rpmG gene encoding 50S ribosomal protein L33 — protein: MPRNELRPVIKLRSTAGTGYTYVTRKNRRNDPDRLTLRKYDPVAGRHVDFREER
- the rpmB gene encoding 50S ribosomal protein L28, yielding MSAHCMLTGARPGFGNRVSHSHRRTSRRFDPNIQTKRYWLPGEGRYVRLRLSAKGVKTVDAIGVEAAVARIRARGVRV